The following are encoded together in the Zingiber officinale cultivar Zhangliang chromosome 8A, Zo_v1.1, whole genome shotgun sequence genome:
- the LOC122011971 gene encoding UPF0047 protein YjbQ-like, whose protein sequence is MAAKWAQKTVVVPAQRRGCHLITPKIVEEIQQDLSGFKCGLAHLFLQHTSASLTINENYDSDVQSDTETFLNRIVPEGRSAPWKHTLEGE, encoded by the exons ATGGCCGCCAAGTGGGCACAGAAGACCGTCGTCGTCCCTGCTCAGAGGCGCGGATGCCATCTCATCACCCCCAAG ATTGTTGAAGAGATACAACAAGATTTGTCGGGCTTCAAATGCGGCCTTGCTCATCTTTTCC TGCAACATACAAGTGCTTCTCTCACCATAAATGAGAATTATGACTCTGATGTTCAGAGCGACACTGAAACATTTCTGAATCGGATTGTGCCAGAG GGTCGATCTGCACCGTGGAAGCACACATTGGAAGGTGAGTAA